The DNA segment CTATAAATCCCGAGGTTAGTTCCATCAGAGTCAATAATGTCAATAGAGTTGTAAGTGCGTTAATTTGCCTACTCAAAAAAAGCTAACCGGCATCACTACACTCAGATCCTTGGCCAGCTTCTGCATCATGTGTTAGTAACCCATATCCAACCATTCAAGCACAACTATATAACGGAAACATCTCCAGATGACATCTCCCGTGTTGATGAAAGTACAAAAAACCACAATCTAAGTATCAAAGGTGCACCAATATGAAAAAGAGGATACCTTGCAGTGGTAGGATGATCTTTGTAAGGCTTGGCTCGCTGAAAGTAGTCCTCTCTTGGTGCTTGACAGAAGTAATATATGTTCCTGTATTCATGTACgtaaaaaaaatgattggaGATACTTGCATTCATATTGTAtggtaatcattttttttaatatgcaaTAATCAAGGGAGAACATCATAGATCACTACATAACAGGACTTTACTCCAGAGTCCACAGGTAGAGCATCAGATATGTCAATACTTAAGGCAGGTATGACAATTAAAATCGAAACACTACAGCAGATATGTAAGAGGAAGAATGACCTGAATAAGAACGATGTTTGCCTAAATCGAAACACTCAGAGTCGCGTTCATGGTGATCATGTCTGTTCCTACACCACCAGCATCTTGACCAGCTTGGATCTTGAGCGTCTCGAATGTTATACTCTGCAAAGTCCAGATCTGAGAATTGGATTCTTGAATCAGATTTAAAATCTAAGAGTTCAGATCGGAACACTAACCTTGACAGTTATCTTCGGTTTCTGAGGTTTAGCAGCTCCGTACAGAATCAAAGAGAAGAGACCAAAGAGTATGAAGAACCCAACGATGAAGGCCAAGACATAGTACCCACGAGGCATGCCACGATCTCTCTCGCCGTCATCTAACAACCCTTCTTCTTCGATCATCGCACACTCTTTCCACTG comes from the Brassica rapa cultivar Chiifu-401-42 chromosome A01, CAAS_Brap_v3.01, whole genome shotgun sequence genome and includes:
- the LOC103832175 gene encoding uncharacterized protein LOC103832175; translated protein: MGLLFLGFVFCQRHSTLVLSPMGSPPHSQSSMGRYSRESSSTRFSGSLKPGSRKVNDGSKRKGHGGEKQWKECAMIEEEGLLDDGERDRGMPRGYYVLAFIVGFFILFGLFSLILYGAAKPQKPKITVKSITFETLKIQAGQDAGGVGTDMITMNATLSVSI